From one Anabas testudineus chromosome 21, fAnaTes1.2, whole genome shotgun sequence genomic stretch:
- the lrrc3 gene encoding leucine-rich repeat-containing protein 3 → MRDFAGPDMPRKPLTFDGLALLWTLLFALFTASAQKVMACPTGCHCIQKSGMTVVQCMSRNLEKIPSDLPRDTVVLLLASNHITHVPNHAFRELHYLQEVDLSNNDIETVDVGAFQGVSDSLLVLDLSNNHIQSVPKEAFARLRAKISLSNNPWHCECTLQEVLRELRLDPETVNEVICHTAVQEEYAGKPVIQVLDSGINFCNFHHKTTDVAMFVTMFGWFTMVIAYVIYYVRHNQEDARRHLEYLKSLPSSSQINKDCDTISTVL, encoded by the coding sequence ATGCGGGACTTTGCTGGGCCTGATATGCCCAGGAAACCCCTTACATTCGATGGCCTCGCCCTCTTGTGGACCTTGCTCTTTGCATTATTTACTGCAAGTGCACAGAAGGTGATGGCTTGTCCCACAGGCTGTCACTGTATACAGAAGAGTGGCATGACTGTGGTGCAGTGCATGTCTCGCAACTTGGAGAAGATCCCATCAGATCTTCCAAGAGATACTGTCGTCCTGCTTCTGGCGTCCAACCACATCACCCACGTTCCCAACCACGCCTTTAGAGAACTGCACTACCTTCAGGAGGTGGATCTGTCTAACAATGACATTGAGACTGTGGACGTTGGAGCATTTCAAGGTGTTTCTGACAGCCTCCTGGTCCTGGACCTTTCAAACAATCATATCCAAAGTGTTCCCAAGGAGGCGTTTGCCCGTCTTCGAGCGAAAATCAGTCTCTCCAACAACCCGTGGCATTGCGAGTGCACACTGCAGGAGGTCCTGAGGGAGCTGCGGCTGGACCCCGAGACAGTCAACGAGGTGATCTGCCACACAGCGGTGCAGGAGGAATACGCAGGCAAACCGGTAATCCAGGTGCTGGACTCAGGGATCAACTTCTGCAACTTTCACCACAAGACCACTGATGTAGCCATGTTTGTCACCATGTTCGGATGGTTCACCATGGTGATCGCGTATGTCATCTACTACGTGAGACACAATCAGGAGGATGCTAGGCGGCACCTGGAGTACCTGAAGTCGCTGCCTAGCAGCTCGCAGATCAACAAAGACTGTGACACCATCAGCACTGTTCTCTAG